One region of Flavobacterium sp. KACC 22763 genomic DNA includes:
- a CDS encoding M1 family metallopeptidase — translation MKKYFGGVVFAFLVGFTANAQGLLSKSETVFTHQDTLRGSITKERAWWDLKYYHLDVKVNPKEKSISGFNTVRYTVLTENNRMQIDLQQPMNITKVTQNGKELKFERDGNAFFITLNEKQKVGDTKEIKISFNGKPKEAVRAPWDGGFSWKKDKNGKDFIATSCQGLGASVWWPCKDHMYDEVENMLISVNVPGDLTEVSNGRLKSVKKEKDGTKTFNWYVSNPINNYGVNINIGDYVNFSEVFKGEKGNLDCNYYVLKDNLALAKEQFKDAPRMLKAFENWFGPYPFYEDSYKLVEVPYLGMEHQSSVTYGNQYKNGYLGRDLSGTGWGLKFDFIIIHESGHEWYANNITYKDIADMWVHESFTNYSESLFVEYYYGKDAGAEYVIGCRKNIQNDKPIIGHYDVNNEGSGDMYPKGASMLHMIRQVINDDAKWKSILRGMNKTFYHQTVTGKQIQDYINEQSGINFNRVFAQYLTTTQIPVFEYIFKNGTFGYHWTNCVSKFDMPVRVKLNGVETWLKPTTEWQSVKTDNEDRKLEVDKDFYVTTSNIVE, via the coding sequence ATGAAAAAATACTTTGGTGGCGTAGTTTTCGCCTTTTTGGTTGGTTTTACTGCCAATGCTCAGGGACTTTTAAGTAAGTCAGAAACCGTTTTTACACATCAGGATACTTTACGCGGAAGCATTACAAAAGAAAGAGCTTGGTGGGATTTAAAATATTATCACCTTGATGTAAAAGTAAATCCGAAAGAAAAATCAATTTCAGGTTTTAATACAGTTCGTTATACTGTTTTGACAGAAAACAACCGTATGCAGATCGATTTGCAGCAACCAATGAACATTACCAAAGTAACGCAGAATGGAAAAGAATTAAAATTTGAAAGAGACGGAAATGCGTTTTTTATTACTTTAAATGAAAAGCAAAAAGTTGGAGATACAAAAGAGATTAAAATTTCGTTTAACGGAAAACCTAAAGAAGCTGTTAGAGCACCATGGGACGGTGGTTTTTCTTGGAAAAAAGATAAAAACGGAAAAGATTTTATTGCTACATCTTGTCAAGGTTTAGGCGCGAGTGTTTGGTGGCCGTGTAAAGATCATATGTATGATGAAGTAGAAAACATGTTAATCAGTGTAAATGTTCCTGGAGATTTAACTGAGGTTTCTAACGGAAGATTAAAAAGCGTTAAAAAAGAAAAAGACGGAACAAAAACTTTCAACTGGTACGTTTCAAATCCTATCAACAACTACGGTGTAAATATCAATATTGGTGATTACGTTAATTTTTCAGAAGTATTTAAAGGCGAAAAAGGAAATTTAGACTGTAATTATTATGTTTTAAAAGATAATCTTGCTTTGGCAAAAGAGCAGTTTAAAGATGCTCCGAGAATGTTGAAAGCTTTTGAGAACTGGTTCGGGCCTTATCCGTTCTACGAAGACAGTTATAAATTGGTTGAAGTTCCGTATTTAGGAATGGAGCACCAAAGTTCTGTTACATACGGAAACCAATATAAAAACGGTTATTTAGGACGTGATTTAAGCGGTACAGGCTGGGGATTAAAGTTTGACTTTATCATCATTCATGAATCTGGTCACGAATGGTACGCTAATAATATTACCTACAAAGATATTGCTGATATGTGGGTTCACGAGAGTTTTACCAATTATTCTGAAAGTCTTTTTGTGGAGTATTATTACGGAAAAGATGCTGGAGCAGAATATGTAATTGGGTGCAGAAAAAATATTCAAAATGATAAGCCAATTATCGGACATTATGATGTAAATAATGAAGGTTCTGGCGATATGTATCCAAAAGGAGCTTCAATGCTTCATATGATTCGTCAGGTAATCAATGATGATGCTAAATGGAAATCGATTTTAAGAGGTATGAATAAAACTTTTTATCATCAGACAGTTACCGGAAAACAGATTCAAGATTATATTAACGAGCAGTCTGGAATTAACTTCAACAGAGTTTTTGCACAATATTTAACTACAACTCAAATTCCGGTTTTTGAATACATATTTAAAAATGGAACTTTCGGATACCATTGGACAAACTGTGTTTCTAAGTTTGATATGCCAGTAAGAGTAAAATTAAACGGTGTT